The following proteins are encoded in a genomic region of Magnolia sinica isolate HGM2019 chromosome 1, MsV1, whole genome shotgun sequence:
- the LOC131245329 gene encoding F-box/kelch-repeat protein At1g16250-like codes for MGSLPSPPHPLPSTENSASDCRVYASFCSRSPTPGPNTCNWMESYNPSDNTWRQIGTIPGLADNHVLKGFAMVAIRDAVYIIGGRLCRKEGGDGCDDAIEVDVAVLTTVLRYNVQTNEWAQCVPLGTPRFDFACTVCDDKIYVAGGKCTLACERGIRCAEVYDPALDEWNCLPNMSTLRYKCAGVTWQGKIYVVGGFAEMGDSDKTVPFRMERSSAEAFDTRRGEWDLMRGMWQLDVPPNQIVAVNDRLYSSGDCLNTWKGHIEAYDGKLNIWNIVERSHLKNLSSPFDTTDANESGGGHIHRVYLTMAPVGAQLYFLAGYRLPGELFRSMSAVHTFDTSAAVDAWRSFEPMEEEMDKELCSHCCVVRVS; via the coding sequence ATGGGTTCACTACCATCGCCACCCCACCCACTTCCGTCCACAGAGAATTCAGCTTCGGACTGTAGAGTGTACGCCTCCTTCTGCTCGAGATCGCCTACACCTGGCCCGAACACGTGTAATTGGATGGAATCCTATAATCCATCCGACAACACGTGGCGCCAAATAGGGACCATTCCTGGCCTCGCAGACAACCATGTTCTCAAGGGCTTCGCCATGGTCGCCATTCGGGACGCTGTATACATAATCGGCGGTCGATTGTGCAGGAAGGAGGGAGGGGACGGCTGTGATGATGCGATCGAGGTGGATGTGGCTGTCCTAACGACAGTGCTACGGTACAATGTCCAAACTAATGAATGGGCCCAGTGTGTTCCACTTGGCACACCTAGATTCGATTTCGCGTGCACCGTGTGTGATGATAAGATCTACGTGGCAGGGGGGAAATGCACGTTGGCATGTGAAAGGGGGATCCGTTGTGCTGAGGTGTATGATCCAGCTCTGGACGAGTGGAACTGCTTGCCTAACATGAGCACTCTGAGGTACAAATGTGCGGGTGTGACGTGGCAAGGGAAGATCTACGTGGTTGGGGGATTTGCTGAAATGGGTGATTCGGACAAGACGGTCCCGTTTCGGATGGAGCGAAGCTCTGCTGAGGCGTTTGACACGCGGCGCGGGGAGTGGGACCTGATGCGGGGGATGTGGCAACTTGACGTACCACCTAATCAGATCGTAGCCGTTAATGATAGGCTATACAGCTCTGGGGACTGCCTGAACACGTGGAAGGGCCACATCGAGGCCTATGATGGGAAGCTGAACATATGGAATATAGTGGAGCGCTCCCACTTGAAGAACTTATCTTCACCATTCGACACAACAGATGCTAACGAGTCAGGTGGGGGCCACATCCATAGGGTCTATCTCACAATGGCACCCGTCGGGGCCCAGCTGTATTTCCTGGCTGGCTACCGCCTTCCGGGGGAGCTGTTCAGATCGATGTCAGCCGTCCACACGTTCGACACGTCGGCAGCGGTTGATGCATGGAGGAGCTTTGAACCAATGGAAGAAGAGATGGACAAAGAGCTGTGCAGCCACTGTTGTGTGGTACGAGTCTCATAG